In the Desulfosporosinus acidiphilus SJ4 genome, TCATACAAGAGATGAATCCTTAAATCATTAGATCACTGGGCAAATCAGAAATAAGGGAGAGTTGCTGATGGAAGAAATAAATACGATGAGTCTGAAAAAGAAATTAGTTTTAGGAGTGTTGCTCGTCATTGGCCTGGGTATTGTAGGCTCGATCAATTATTACCTGCCAAATTCGACTCTTGCGGGCGTTGGCGGCTGGTTTAATCCGTTACACATTACCTATGTTAATAAAAACTGAAAGGGAGATTTTGCTCATGGAATACTCTTTTTTCAAAACGGAAGGAAGCCATCTTTTAACATTTTTAAACTATATGGACGCAAAGGCTTCTATCATTGTACGGGAAGTAATCAACCTATATTTTCTCGTCGCCTCACTATTTCTGGCAGTACCAGGGCTGTATCGCCTGATAAACATATCGAAAGATACTAATTTTGAAAATGCATCTTCCTCGCTGCTTACCTTTTGGCTGTTCGTTTCCGGCTTTTGTGCTCTATTCGGCTACATGTTCAACCATAGCCGTTATTCTCTTACGTTCTATTTCTCCTTCTGTTTGTTTTTTACGCTTATTACGGGGCTAGGTTTCTTGGCCTATCATGAAAGCTATTTTTTCTTCCTTGGAGTCTGGTTCATCTCATTGGCAGCTGTAAAAGCCCTTCCAGCCCTTAAACGACGTATCCAGGCCCGAGAAAATGTCGGTCTCCATGAGGACTGGGTTCAATGAGTCGTTTAGTTTATTTTCATTGGTTAGTACAGTTCCTCTTTGTCCTGCTAATTCTCGGTTTGTCTATTACAGACTACTGCACCATGCGGCTGCCGGATAAATTTACGATTCCCTTACTGGGAATAGGGCTTCTCAATGCTTTTCTGGATGGCCCTCAAAACGGATTGTTTAGTTTGATGACAGTGTTGGGATTCGGTCTGGTATTTTGGCTTATTGCTAAAGCCTTTCCCCAGGATATGGGCCTCGGAGATGTCACATTTGTTACGGCTCTCAGCTTATTTTTTGGGTTTCCCTTAATCGTTCCTGTAATTATTTTAGCCTGCTTAACCGGCTTACTAACGGGAACAGGTTTGCTGCGAATCCGTAAGACGAGTCTAAAACAGCAGCTGCCTTTTGGCCCATACTTGAGTTTCGGCTCTTTGATCGTGCTGGTATGGGGCAACAAGATCCTAACTATTATAGGGCGTTTTTAGCACTATAATTTATATTTCTGAAGATAAATAGAAGAAACCCTTGAACCGGACAGAGTTGTCCGGTTTTGTCCGTTTGTGGGTAGTTTTTGTGGGTGTTTTTCTTACAGGTTATAGGAGGAGAAAAATATGGTTTCAAAACTACTAAAGTGGGTTATGGTTCCTGGCGTGATCACTGCACTCCTGCTTATGTCGATTGTTTTTATCCCTGTTTTTGCTCTTGCCGGAAACGGACCGGATCGTTTTTATAACACTCAAGACAACGGATCCGGCGACGGTGGAGGGGGCATTCCCAGCGGCGGTGCTATTCCTCCGGCAGACCTGCAATTTCACGAAGTTAATCCTGATGACCTGCGAAATTTTCTAAGCAGCCAGGGAAGCTATTTGATCCGAGATGTGGATTCGTTTATTGCCAATGGCCGTACGTTTAACGTGAATCCGCTACTCCTGGTCGCTATTACAGGTCAAGAACAATCCTTTGATCCGGCACATAACAGCGATGCGGCCCAAGTCGAGAGAAACCCGTTCAATGTTTATGGGAGTTGGATGGCCTATTCCCCTGGTTTTAATAAAGCTTGTGAGGTAGCAGCCAGGACCGTGGCCACCAAATTGAGCTACCCTATCCCTTCCGGCGAGGATCCCATCCAATGGATTAACGATCCTAAGAATCCCTCGGGGTCTTATGCTGAAGACCTTAGATGGTGGAAAGGTGTCAAGTTCTGGTTTCAAACCTTGTCCTCAAGGCCAAATAGTTATTTAGTTCCTTTAACGAGAGTAACAG is a window encoding:
- a CDS encoding prepilin peptidase; its protein translation is MSRLVYFHWLVQFLFVLLILGLSITDYCTMRLPDKFTIPLLGIGLLNAFLDGPQNGLFSLMTVLGFGLVFWLIAKAFPQDMGLGDVTFVTALSLFFGFPLIVPVIILACLTGLLTGTGLLRIRKTSLKQQLPFGPYLSFGSLIVLVWGNKILTIIGRF